Genomic segment of Microcebus murinus isolate Inina chromosome 14, M.murinus_Inina_mat1.0, whole genome shotgun sequence:
TAAGTATTGATAAGATTTATCCTGAGGTTAGAAATATATGGAGCCCTACTATCTATTAGATTAATTTTTTGGAACTTAGTCTCTGATAAAAAGTAGCCaataaaatgttttggattttatcATTGTTTAATCTCTATCTGTTTAAGATTTTTTCTAACATAAGTCTTTTACTGTCAAAATAGTACTTTATTATTGAGTTGATAATcgttaaattaaataagattacacttttgaactttttgtttaaagaagaaatacaacagtcttagattttattttatttttcaacttccAGCAGTATGGGAGAAAAAGGGAATTTCCAAGTAAGGAACTGACTTACCAAAGGAAACTCAAGTATTTCTTTCAGGGAACAGagatacaaatttaaatattattgctaggacataatattattaaataagagAACCAGTTAAAATTACAGCCTCTTTAGAGGTTAAGGTTACTTCCACAGGACATGGAAACAATCTTAAGTCTGCTTATCAGATAGTACTAGTTGCCacagatagagacagagacagagacacagggagTCTGGGAGTGATGGGGTTCTAagataaaaatgttcaatgtaGGAAAGCAAAAGGCAGATTagaagatgaataaatgaagtaatGACCACACAGTGTTTTGTGTCTACATTACTAAGTCCCTAAATTGGCTGAAGATCCATGAGATAAAGGCTTAACTTCCAACTTGTTACAATGACTTTCTTGAGAATTATCAATTTCTACATCCAGGAACAAATATAGAACTAAACACTATTTGagaaaaacttcttaaaaatacgtttaaaattattaattaatttgaaaaaaatcccattaaacgATGTCATAAACTTAGTAACAGAAATGTTGGTATACCACTGGCCAACGTTTTTACTTACCACTAACCTCGAGAAGATGTATAGTGCTGACCAGTCATCAGTCTACCTTTTCTTTGGTGCAATCATCTGCCTAGTGTCTGGGATGACTCTCCTCTCTCCTCAATCTCCAACATCTCTTCTACCCTTCTcactcttctctgtttccattggggaaaaggaagaattttCCTGTAGTCTCACCACCTCTTCTCTCCCTGCATGCCTAGACTTTGCTTTCCTCCTTCTAAAGATGACAAGTCACATCCCTATGTAAGGCCAATCACTCCATTTGTCTCCTGGGTCTCATCCCCTCTCTCCTGCTCAAAGATACGGCTTTTGTAATTGTGTTCTCTTTCTTCAGTATCACTCGTTTTTCCTCCCCTTACTGGATCATCCCATTCAGCTTCCAAAAAAGCTTTAATAGCCCTcgtctttaaaaaatcaaaacagttcCTTGATACCCCTCTTTCCTTTCAGTTGCCCCATTCTCTCTCTTATTTGCAGCAAAATCTCTTGAATGCATTGTCTAAACTCATTGTCTCTAATTCTTTTCCATCTCCCTTGAACCTATTCAATAAAGCTTTCCTCCCTACTTCTGCCAGAGCAGTGATTTTCAAGGTCAATGGTAACCCCTACACTGACACATTTGATGGTCAGTTCTCAGGCCTTGCCCTACCCTACACACTGAAGTAGCAGAGTATTACCTTCTTTTGGAAACCTATTCGTCCATTTGGCTTCCACAACCAGCTCTCCCGTGGGTCTTTTCCCACGCCATTAGTTGCTGCTTTTCATTATCCTTTGTTATTTAATATGTCCTCATTTTCTCAAAACTCTAAACTTTGAAGGACCTGGGAGCTCTGTCCTTAGATCTCTTCACTTCTCTATCAACACAGACCTTTTAATTAAATGCATCTAATCCTGTGGTGGATAACATCCTAATGTGTAGCTCCCCACTGCACCTGTCCACTGACTTAGACTTGTATATCCAGATACCCAATTGACATCTTCACAGTAACATCTAATAGGCACCTTCCACCGTAATATTAACATATCCAAAATTGAACTcttctttgtttgctttattttcactaaAGTCTACTCCTTCCCATGGTCATTCAATCTCAGTAGATGACACCTCAATTTTCCCATTTGCTTGGTGAAAAAACAAATCCTTGACTCCTTTTCATTTCTACCACCTTTAATCCATCAGTAAATTCTATCAGctcttctttcaaaaatataccCAGGATCTGATCACTTCTCCCCTACTGCCATTGTGGCATGCATGTGGACAATTGCCTTCTCACTTGTCACCTTCTTTCCCTCTGTGCCTGAACTGAAAATCTTTCAATAGCTTCTCCTTTTATTATTAGTAAAAATCTAGTCCTTTCCATAGAAGAGAAAAGGCTCTATGTTACCCCTCCCCCCGCCAGCTTCTCTCTGAACCATTTCTACAACTCCCCACTTGCACACTGTCCTCCAGTTGTGCTGACCTCTTTGCTATTGTTGGAAAAGCATCAAacacattcctgcctcagggcctttgcactgttTCCTCTAGATAGTCCTCCAAATAGTCCTCCAGATAGTGCCATGGctctttctcttactttcttcAAGTTTCTGTTCAGATGGCACCTCATCAAGGAGGCCTTCCCGATTACCCCACACACATTTGGCACCTCCATCTCTCCCTAccactctctttccttctttaattGTCTTCATTATATGTATTGGTCTTGACATCTTCtttgtttgtctctttttttatgGCCTGTTTCCTTCTATTATAACAAATTCCTTGAATTCAGGGATCATCCTTAGTCCCATAAtacatactcaataaataaataccaaaggAGTGAGTAATTGAATGATAGCCACCAATTCTTGAGCACTATAAGACAGATATTATGCTATATTTAccttacctcatttaattctttcaacaaacTCCTGTTGTTCTCATattatagctgaggaaactgcagtttagaaaaattaagaaatttgctCAGAGTTTCTCTGTAGTAAATGGAGTCTGTAGGGCTGGAAAGCCCACACCAAAGTGGGCTTTGTATCATTGATGCATTAAAACTCATTCTcacagacattattttattttattttttatttatttatttatttatttatttttttaactgaaagagttgacaattttattttcacatttcacaATACAAATGAAGACTGCCCTTTTTTTGGTTCTACTTCTTCCCTTCAAAACTATTCTCTCTTTGATAGCAAGGGGGAGCAAATTTTCCTTATGTAAATAAAACACCCAGAGTCACAGCATCATGATCTCCTGGTGAAGCAGAACAAGTAATATAAAACTGACATAAAGAGACCTCCCCTCTATCCTTATCTGTCTGGTCGAGTCATTCCTGGCCGAGTGGGCACCATCATGGGACAGGCGGGAGGTCTCATCATTGGGGGCCCAGGCATCATTGGCATGTGACCTCCCATGGGTGGCCTCATTCCAGGAGCACTAAGCGTTTGTTCGGAGTTGTAGGAAAGGTGAGCAGGAGGCCCATGCTGAGAACCAGGTCCCACTGGCAtcatcccaggaggaggagggcccaTCATTGGCATCATGGGAGGGCCCCCCATATGGGGTGCTGGCATCATACCAGGGCGAGGAGGACCGGGAAGACTGGGGGGAGGTGGAATCATCGCCcctgcaggaggaggagcagagaacGGAGTAGGAGGTATTTTTCCTTGTTGAAATGCAGCCGTTGTTTTGTCAATCAGGCTCTGGGCCTGCTCTTCCATCCATTTCTGGTAGTAgtctttcacattttctttgtgtttcctaCCACTGCAGTGTGTCTTTCTCACAGATGGAGAATCATGGGTGAGGTACGTATCGCAGTAGTCACAATAAAACTTGGGCATGTTCTCTCCAGGCCGTTGGCTACTCCGTTCTGTGACGCCCGgaaatccattattttatttttattttgaccttCCAAAGAACTCCATGAGAAagccaggaaatatttttattatccttgtTTAAACAGTGAAACAACTCTGGCTTAGAAGGTTCAGATATTTATTTAGAGTCAGAAAGATAATCAATGTCATAGTTGGAATTTTAATGATTGCATCCCAAGCACAATAAAGGAATTGCTTCAAAGTCgtgaatttattttacaaaataacttgccaaaattaaaaaaaattaaaggacaaTTAGCTTACATGGgaataattacttttattaacaagaatgcaattttcttttaaaaaatttttattgatacaaaatatgtgtacatatttatggggtacatgtgatagtTACATGCATAGACTATAAAATGATTGAGTCAGAATATTTGAGGTGTCttatcacctcaagtatttatcatttctatgtgttgggaacatttcaaatgcTCTCCTCAAcctattttgaagtatacaacaCATTGTCATTGACTACAGTCACCCTTCTCCGCTATAGAAAGTTAGAACTCATTCCTTCTATATAACTGTATGTGTGTAATCATTAACCAGCCTCTTAATTATTCCCTCTCCTTCACCCATACACCCTTCCCTAactctggtatctatcattctcCTTTCTACCTCCAGGATATCAATATTTTTAGCTCCTAcacatgaatgagaacatgtgatatttgtctttctgtgcctgtcttatttcacttaacataaggaCCTCCAGTaccatccatattgctgcaaattacataatttcattcttttttatggctcgatagtattccattgtgtatatataccacattttctttatctgtttgtCCGTTGAATGACACTTAGGTTGACTGTATAtcattgctattgtgaatagtgttgcaataaaatTGCAAGTGCAGatatccctttgatatattgatttcttttcttttggaataaATAGTAGTGGAGTTGTTGAGtctatagtagttttatttttagctttatgaGAAACattcacactgttttccatagtggctgtactaatttacattccaaccaacagtgtataaggggttctttttctccacatccttgtcaacatctgttattttttgtctttttaacaatagccattctaattggggtaagataatatctcattgtgattttgatttccctgatgattagtggtgttgagcattttttcatatatctgttggcctatttgtatatcttcttaggtcctttgccaactttttaatgggatttttttgttttactgttgagttatttgagttccttgtatattctggatattatccCCTTGTTGTgtgtgtagtttgcaaatattttttccctttcaacaggttgtctcttcactctgttgattatttcctttgctgtgcacaagagttttagtttaatatagacccatttatctatttttatttttgttgcctgtgcttttgaggtcttatcaataaactctttgcctagatTAGTGTTCTGAAATGTTTCCTCTATGATTTCTTCTAGCAGtcttatagtttcaggtctcacatttaagtctttaattcaccttaggttgatttttgtatttggtaAGAGATAGGAGTCTAGtttgttcttctgcatgtggatatccaattttcccagtacaatttattgaagagagtatCCTTTCCCCCAGCATATATTCTTGGAGCCGTTATTGAAAATCAGTTTTCTGTCAACACATGAagttatttctgggttctctattctgtttcactgacctatgtgtctgtttttatgtcaatgtcatgttgttttgattactatcaccttgtgatatattttgaagtaaggcaggtgatacctccagctttattcttttagcccaggattgctttggttatttgggctctttttggaTTCTGTATGAACTTCAGGTtggttttttctatttctgtgaaaaatgatgctggagtttttgtagagattgcattgaatctatagattacttcagacaatatggtcattttaatgatatgaattcttctgatccatgagcatggggtgtctttctatttgtttgcatcctcttcaatttctttcatcaatgtcttgTAGTTCCCTTGTAAAAGTCTTTCACCTTTTTGGTTAAGTTtacgagggctgtccagaaaaTATCTAGCCATGCAATATGTTCTTGTTATATTAGCAATGGCTGGATTCTTTCTGGACATTCCTTGTATTTTTagggtattttaatttcttttgtatctaTTGTAAGTGAGATTGtcctcttgatttctttctcagctagcttattattaatatgtggggcgcggtgtcaacgccattgcaagatggcgccgacttcctggtcacacccataccacaagactgataaacagggtgaa
This window contains:
- the LOC105871651 gene encoding U1 small nuclear ribonucleoprotein C, yielding MPKFYCDYCDTYLTHDSPSVRKTHCSGRKHKENVKDYYQKWMEEQAQSLIDKTTAAFQQGKIPPTPFSAPPPAGAMIPPPPSLPGPPRPGMMPAPHMGGPPMMPMMGPPPPGMMPVGPGSQHGPPAHLSYNSEQTLSAPGMRPPMGGHMPMMPGPPMMRPPACPMMVPTRPGMTRPDR